In the Ricinus communis isolate WT05 ecotype wild-type chromosome 3, ASM1957865v1, whole genome shotgun sequence genome, TAAACCCATCCTTCCATGATAGGATATGACTAGTCTAACCGAGATGGAGGTGTGTGTAGCCCTGTTTTCTCCAATTCTATGAAGGAGGTTGGGATTTCGAGAGTAACGCATCGCTCTTGTGTGGtaggaaagagaagaagattggacatattcttttactgTAAGGGGTTGTTTATGGATAAGCTGGTTAAAGGTTTTTCTGACAAAGttttatttcttgaaaatattGTAAGGGTTCATAATAGGTACTAGGGTGTTTTCTATTTGAACATTTTCTGGTATATGGGAGATCTCTACAAGATGGTATATCTTGTTAGATATGGTTttcttaaaaacaaaatattcttaaattataatataaataccaATTCAAAtgtctttattatttttaaatttttctataatattatatccagaattaatttaaaccgcagaatttaatctttataaataataagacattactttagtaattttaatataattatatatttaaaatttaaatttaaattttttattaaattaaaagaaatcttAATCTTTCATCTATATactatcaaataattatttatttagatatatatacgtaatagattaaaagaaattataggTCGAGCCTTAAAACACTTACCTTCTTTAGTttctaatcaaatatattttgagaattatTTGTTTAGTGGGCAAGTGTTATTATCATTTCCTTTAGAATCAAATGTGTTTAAATTTACAAGGAAATACTTTCCTTATGGTCATGTAATTCAAACTTTAATTTATAGAGATACTGACAAATTTTATTGGCAAACcaatttagtttaatatgtttaaaagaaattatattaatgattTACACAACTATTGAACACGACAAAGGGAAATTATTATCTTCATGCAATAAAGCAGAAGTCAGAAGATATTATTGTCGGAAATAAAATGGTTTGGATTGCATTTATGTAAATCATAATATTCACTTTCATTGTAAACACCAAGTGGCACACATGAAATATACAATCTAACAAGTGGCTCTTTACGAGACCTCTCATAGAacgttaataataataataataataatatccatCTGCACAACTCAGATCCAGtctctccttctccttcttctcttAATATCTGCATTTCTTTGTCTACACAAACACTCATAAAGATGGAATATTCCGGCAATGAATTCGATGCTATAGTCATTGGTGCAGGCATCATGGGCAGCACCACTGCCTATGAACTAGCAAAACGAGGCAAAAAGACACTTCTACTTGAACAGTTCGATTTCTTGCACCATCGCGGATCATCACACGGCGAGTCACGCACTATCCGTGCTACCTATCCGGAGGATTACTACTGTGCCATGGCCATAGAATCCTTCCCGCTTTGGGAGGAAGCACAGTCAGAAATTGGCTTTAAAGTTTATTTCAAAGCGCAGCATCTAGATATGGGTCCTTCAGATAACAAGAGTCTACTCTCAGTCATCTCAAGTTGCAAGAAAAACTCGGTTTCTTTTCAAGTGCTAGACAGTCAACAAGTGCCTGAGAAATTCTCTGGTAGGATTAACATACCAGAGAATTGGATAGGCGTGTCTGCTGAGCTTGGTGGGGTATTAAGACCCACTAAAGCAGTGTCCATGTTTCAATCACTAGCATCTAGAAAGGGCGCAGTCTTAAGAGATAACACGGAAGTGAATAACATAATTAAGGACGACGTGAGAGGTGGCTTATGGGTGTTCGCTGCAAATGGTGAGAAGTTTTGGGCTGAAAAATGTGTTATTACAGCCGGGGCTTGGGTTAGAAAGTTAGTTAAAACGGTTAGTGGGCTTGATTTGCCTATACAAGCACTGGAAACTACAGTGTGTTACTGGAGGATTAAGGAAGGGCATGAGAGTGAGTTTACTATGGGAGTTGATTTTCCTACATTTGCTAGTTATGGACAGCCGTACGTATATGGCACGCCGTCGTTGGAGTTCCCGGGATTGATCAAGATAGCGGTGCATGGAGGGCGTGCTTGTAATCCGGATAAAAGGCCATGGGGTCCTTGTCTGACGTTGAGTTCTTTGAAGGAATGGATTGAGCGAACATTTTCAGGGCTCGTTGATTCTGATGGCCCAGTTGCTACTCAGTCGTGTATGTATTCAATGACTCCAGATGAAGATTATGTGATTGATTTTCTAGGCGAGGAGTTCGGGAAAGATGTGGTGGTTGGTGGTGGGTTTTCAGGTCACGGGTTCAAGATGGCCCCAGTCATAGGAAGGATACTGGCGGATCTGGCTCTTGATGGGGAAGCAAAAGGAGTGGACCTGAATCATTTTAGTATACAGAGATTTCGGGACAATCCTCAAGGGAATATGAAGGACTATGAAGACcaagttgattttttttccaatCATAAGTAGATGTACTACGTTACTCAATTTCATGTAGATTAGCTTGACTGTCATCTTATCTGAATTTCGTTGCACCGCACCTCGCTTCGAAATGGCCCTCCTGCACGATGTACTAAGTTAATGTTCTTTTGGCCAAATCCTAAGTCTGGGCTTGCAGTGATCATTTAGCACATCAGTGCCGAGCATTTGCTGATATAAACTCAAAACGGTTCCAACTGATATCTCTTTAATCGTGTATTCGTGCAGTATGTCGCACCGAAGTATGAACTAACACTACAATTCCCAAACAAAGTGTCGAATAGGAATTCTACAAGCAATCCATGCACAAAATTACTTTTGTCATCAGACAAGATTTCCTGCTAACCTCAAGTGACCTGCCCCATAAGTCAAATACGTACAGAACAAAATTCCATACAAAGCATTGCCAGTGTTTAATTTCAAGAGATGAACCCTTTTTTCTTAAGCTTATAAAGAAATGCTGTGATGACAGCAACAAGATACCACCTCTGGTTGGATCCGAGTAAATAAATTCTGTAACTACGTCCTGTATAATGGTGGTAACAAGGATTTTCTGTCTTATTGGACGCAACCAAGCAATCTGagatttgtaaataaaatgacAATCACAGTTGCTTGGTTGATTTGAACAATAAATCAATCTGGCTACATAttgaaagggaaaaaaatcACTGTACAAACAGGCTCAAAATCCATTAGGGTCATATACTGGACGGGAATTTGCAACCACCTTGCCTTCAGAATATATGAGAACCTGCAGATCACAGAAATCAGAAATTGATAAGTACAAGAAGCGCCGGCCAACACTCTGTACTTAAACCATAAAATTCAATGCATCCGACTGGCTGCCATTACACATAGATTTCAAAGTGCAAAGTATTCTTGGGCTAAAAGCATAGAGCATAAACACAGGATTGCTATAATAAGCATAAACTACAACAATGATCAGTTGATGACCATTACTTAACCCTCAACCCCaataatatttgtaagtacaatataataaattaataaaaaaatagtcattttcttgtaaaataaaatctactTCACAATTTAAAAGACAAGCTAAGCTAACTATTAAACTGGTCAagtaaaaactcaaaaattaaaatgaatatagaaaaataaactagTGAAAAATGTACAATACAACTCTGAAGGCATTATGCTGCCAAACTTATAGGGAAATGGGAAAAAGCAAACTGACTAGAAGCGTAAAATACAAAGCCTATACGTTAATGATCTAAAAAGTACAAAATTACAAATGGGGGACAAGAGAAGCTTCCTCACTAAATTAAACCGGTCAGCACCAACAAGTAACTGAATGAGAAGAAATGATCACTAACCAGTTTGGCTGCTCAAACCACAAAAGTTGCAAGCAATGCGTGCAATAATGCCCAATAGATCATAATACCAAGCCTTAAGCCGGGTTGTCGCATTAGTGCCCTATCACAAGAAACCCTGGTATATTccatgaattaaattaatttcttcattagAGAAAGATAGGTAAGCTTTAGATTAATACGGGACAAAGAGGACTATAAGAGTGCCTACCATAGACCATCAATCATGTCAGTTACAGGTCTTGTAAATTTTGGGACAACTCTGGATGTAGTAAGTGACTTGAAACCATGAACTGTAGTGGCGAAGGAAAGAAGCATTGTAAAATGTCATTGTTAGGCTACAAACAAAGTTGCTGgacaaaaagaacaaaagaccaaaaaaaaaaactgtccAAACTAGAACCTTTTTCGTCATCTTCATCCTCTAGCCTACTACTGCCTCTGCGATCCTTGTCAATATCGATAGCAACTTGATCATTATTGACTTTGCGTAAACTGCGAACTTGAGAAGCAGTGGAGGGCCCAGATACCGTCCATTTGTTTATCTGCATAAAGTCCATccataattaagattttataacaataaaaagatttatcaaATTTGCACTGCAACTACTAAACAGTTTTCACCTAGGAATTACAATGATTAAAACAGTGAATACACTTAAACTGTCTATATTGAACAATTTCACAGGAAAAACATCTGCATAATATAACCATCTAATATTGCATTACATGTCATAATCACAGATCCTCAACCTAAGAGTATACACCAACTTGCATTCACATTTATGATCACCAATGTGCATGTCTATGTACTCTGATGCACTGACTAAGATAAAGTAAGGTTCAAGTTGCCTTTCCTCGAGTTATTCACTGCTTTTGCTTCCTAATGTTATGTGCATAAGTCAAGACAGGACGAGAGggcgagagagagaaagagagatcTTCTGTGCATTATAGGCACATGCACAACATGTTTAACGAATCTTGGAATAAAATGACAAAGAATTACATGATTGATGCATATTATCAATCATCTGGCGGTCATCTGATACAAAAGTTACTGATGGAAATGTCTCACACAATCTCAGGCATTAAACAGGAAATTAAATGTTCTTACTGTTTTAAAAGGGCATAATGTAATTGCATATGTTACATTAACTTGTGCATTTAAAGACTCACCACAGGTTCCACTTCAATAATTTCAGAGTTTGAACTGGTTGGCTGCCCCAATTCTCCAGCAACTGCAAGCATATCTAACTGGGATTCTTTCTCACGCAAAGACTTCTGAAGATTTTCTTCTCTGCGTGTCAAATCCTCTACTTTACTCCTTTCCATTTGCAATAAAGCATCCCTAGTTTGAGCTGCTACCCGTAGATCCTCTAATTCAGACATAATTAAAGTGATCTTTTTCCGAATTATTTCTTTGCATTCGTGAACCTGACTACTATCATGAAGATTGACATCTACAGAAACCAGTGTGGCTAGCCATGTCAATAACTCACAGATCTCAtctgaatttcttttattgctcGTCTGAGATGCAACAATAGCATCATTTGTGCATCTAGTGACTTCTTGTCTTAAGAATGAGATCTCACCATCACGATCTTGCAACTGTGACTGAAGCTTTTCAACCTCTGCAAGGAGACTTTCAGAAAAATGATGAAGCTCATCAAACTTGCTCACAGTGATGGAGAGCTTTTTCACAGCCTTCCCACGAGAAGCTTCAAGGTTTTCCACATCTAAATTCTTTTGCTGCACAACTTTCTCCAATTCATCAACTCTTTTTGTTAAATATTCCATCTGCACCTCCTCCTCATCAAGAGCTTGCATGAGGGCTTCAATTTCTGTAAATGGACATTCAATATTTTGCAATGTCTAGattaaaagctaaaataaGGTAACTAGAAAAAGACACTGAGAAAGGAAAACAATCTAACCTTGGTCTTTGGCAGACAGTATATCCGTCAACGATTTCACTTTCTCCTGTAACTCTGTTGAGGTGGTTTTCTGATCTTGAAGCTCCTTCACTTTTTGCTGCAATAGATCCCTTTCATCTTTGATCATTTCAACCTTTTTCTCCAAATCTTTCACATGAGATTTTGTGGACTGAAGATTTATGGAGCAGCTTGTTGCAGCAGCTTCGGCTTGCTTAATTTGACTAACGAGATCCTTGCAAATCATCTCTCTCTGAATGTCCTTCTCCTGAAGCTCCTTCTGCAAAtttgatattatgattttcatttctttattgtCGCCCTCTGTAATCTCACATTTTAAGCTAGCAAATTGCTTCACAGACAATAGCAGTTTTTCTGCTATATCCTTGACATGTTGCTCAGATGAAAAATTACTCTCTCCACCAAAATGAAGGCCACCGTCACCAAATGTTGAGGGTTTCAAGTTCATCCCTTGATCTCCAAGTGTCaaagaatttgcaaattcCGATCTTCTGTTTTCAATTTCCATGAGTGAACTGGAACAGGCTTCATAAAGCAAGGCCATGTTCCTGCGCAGTACAACAATTTCCATATCTTTTTCTATTCCGGCTGATTCTTTAAGTTTAATGTCTCTCTGCATGGTCTCAAATGATTCTTTTTGGGAAGTGATGCCTCTTTGAATGGACACCATTAGTTTGGAGACATTGTTAGCTTGTTGGTGAAATGTAACTGAGTGTTCGTGTAATATTACGTTAATGGCAGCAATTTGTTTAATGACTTCTTGCAAAAATTTACACacttcaataataaaatcatcatCGAAATGGTCTGTAACAGTTGTTACTGATGAAAAATCCACAGCCATGAAATTTACCTGAGAAGAAAAGCTcaaattagagaaaacaatTATGAATAGCACAAGCACCAAGCCAAAACTATTACAGGAAATTAAAAGGTCATGACCCATGAGAAGCAATACATGCAATCAACAACAAACAAgatataaataacaaaaaaaaagggatGTCTTTGGTTCAATAGCGGGTTTAGTCTGATtcgagaaagaaaaagtaactAATATACAGAATAAACACACCAATTATACCTTGTTTTGTGAAGGACTAGAAGTAATGCCATCAGATGCACTAAAAAGAGGCATTTGAACCCCATGATCAGCCTCTACTGTTTGAAGGCATGACACCACACCAGACTCAAGATTTTGCAGAAATTCCAAGTCTTCAGAGAAAAAGGCAGATAGTAAAACAGTGATGTCAAAGAAGCTCTTCCTGAGTTGATTTGCAGCAGATTTTAACAAGACAAGTTcagaatttcttttgtttttctcctCAGTGCGAACCAAGGATAACTTTTCAAAACGTGAAAGAGCTTCAAATTTGGCAGCCTCTGCGACATCCCTACCTTTGGAGAGTTGTGTAAGTTCAGCAGTGACTTTGGCTAGCTCATCTTGGAGGTTGTCATTCCTGTCTTGAACCTCATTCAGTTCTGCGAGCAATAGTTCTGCTgctcttctagattttctagACTCTTCCTCAGAAGAAGCCACAGCAGCATGCAAATCACGGCATAGTTTCCCGACGTGTTCCAACTTCTTTATCGGATCACTGTTATAAATTTCACCACCGACATCAAAATCTCCTAGAGCATTCAAAATCATGGAAAGAATATGTTCTTTCTCCCGTAAAATACTATCATTTTCAGCCATACGATTCCTCATGACCAAATTCTCAGATTCAAGGGCTTCTACCCTTTCAGAGAAACTAGTTAAGTCTCTCATCTTCAATTTGTAGTCTGTAAGAGCATTTTCACAGTGCTTAATCTCAGATTTCAGGTGCTCCAACTCAGTAGTCAACTCTTCAGTCATTTTTTTCAGACTATCACGTTGTTGAACCAAAGACTTTCCTTTTCTAACTGCAACATTTAACTTCTCCCTTAAAGAAGTAGACTTCTGCTCCTCTTGACTGAGTAGCTCTTGCAACTCCACTCTTTGTCTTTCAAGTGCTTCAACTGCACAAACCAAAGATTGTTGCTTCTCCATATAACTATCTCTTTCCTCCTTCACATATATTAGCTCACTCAAAGTCTCCTCCAGCTGTTTCTTCAGAACATCCACATTTGGTTCAGCACTATCCACTACATCTCTCTTCAGAAGAGCTACATCAGATACCAGATCATCCTGGATAGCTCTAGTTCTCCCTTTATAGAAATCTGCATCAGCTTCTTCAGCATGGTGCTCTTCAACAGAAGGAGTTGTGCATTTCTCTACAAGCTTCATCAGTAATCCTTCTAAACATTCAATATTATCTCCACCAGATTTCGAGTCTTTCACACCAGGATCCTTCAGTGCATCACAAACCAAATCTTGCAGTCTGCATATCTCGCCATCAATTCTCTGAATATGCTCCTCATTCCCAAGCTTTTGAACCAATTGGTTCTGCAAATCAGTAACCTCATTCTGCAGATTTTCGTTGTTGAATGCAAGCTGCACTGCCTTTGCTGAAAGTTTCTCATGGTCCCAGTTGAGAATCTCCACTCTTTCAGACAGGTTCTCTTTCTCTTGGATAACTGCTTGAATATCCTTCTCAAGGTCAGATATTCTCTTCTGAGATTCCTTCAACTCAGCATTCAAGGAAGATATTCTCTTTTGAGACTCTTCCAAATCTGCAGCTAGTGATCCACAATGGTCTTCGAGTTTACCAATGTTCTGCAGCAGAGAATTCTTATCATGGTTAGCCTCCGAAAATGCACTTCCTAGCCACTCAATCCTATCCTCTGGTTCCACAGACCGCAGGTGTGCGGGCATATCGATCCTGTCCAATAGTTCTTCCCATCTTTGCACCAACTGGTTCCTTTCCATCAATGACTGTTCCAGCATTTCATTTTGTTCAGccaatccataaaatttgcCTTGAAGATCCTCATATTTCCTTCTCAAGTCATCTCCTGAATTTGAGCTAGGCTGTACATCCTCCTTCCAGGCATCCATCATGACAAAACCAGCATCAGAATACGAACCGCCCACAGAACCCTTCTGGTCCAGATCAGCTGGGGGCAAAGAGTTTCCAGTCGCTGACCTGGCTAGCCAATCAACCTTCTCAATTATATCTCTTGAATGAAAATGCTCTGGCAGATCTAGATCTTCTAAAATCTCTTCTATCCTTTGAAGCACAGAATCTTTGAGAAGAAATGATTCTCTTAATGCAGTAGCAGAGTTGCGAATGTATGAAAGCTCAGATTCCAGAGCCTCAACACGCTCACCTGCCTCTGAAAAAGTCTTCAGTTTAGTTTCTAGCTCGTTCATTCTGGCATCCTTCAATTGTAACTCTTGGGAGCATCTTTCCAATTCACTGGATCTCTCTGAAAGCGACCGTGTGAGACTGTCACGCTGCTTTACCAACC is a window encoding:
- the LOC8265195 gene encoding trans-Golgi network-localized SYP41-interacting protein 1 isoform X9, with protein sequence MQEDDVLGLKQFGADHVMALERDGRTALTEQGDGSASASAMDVLDGFQGSTMSSPVADGTFGVVHEVANQPGEVDHVGASNAEDSETLSETGHFGENKKDSQANRTVEACKLQHMPEESFIFVDKSHEDSLFTKLPNSNDECTACSPADVRPISFSQLIEAIKQLNEDEYKLLLLSRESTGSSMSLQHDPPVLLEKLSEELFLTSCVKDILHLQLTEQSNLQTEYDHQFQQLDGEISVLRVSFNEARDKCDSLAEELAECRSELQASISGREELLLQFHAAKAEVEEVSTRANKLHNSLERSQSDLLTLSKESADSKDLVGTLHAENENLNQIIALLTEEKKKLVDEKNACLSENEKLKKELADCKNRVAALQVESSNLSGTLASVTADCKKFEKEKESCANGNEKLSIELSDFKDLMESLQVENVNLRVELAIATEDRMKLEEDKDYSVHEMERLSSELLVLRERLTKDHGDFKQLEFELKEVITRLEQLTEENMFLKSSLEIHKAKIKEINDMQAQRSSVGEAQNKVGILELQSRGCESEAVYDQSHEKHGKQDAEATEKSLHDAFSGVPPHKSFELEVLDDSLGFVVLKGRLEEGEKVLQKLEKGIEDMNSHAGFLSRSSSKVAAPAVSKLIQAFESKTHHEEHDTEEAALTEDRSSLADPFASTKEHAGNLKAVLKQLALDAVNASLLFKAERDGTDAANVTIKELKFQFEAMERHTDNLEATNIQFGVLYEAMKQHVFVVNEKNEELEGLYEILKQQNSNLKAENSELLEKLSICELQINDMQSNFNDLRLSSDELASVLRGQLENLQEEAADRVVEAEKEWNSTVAQIIEAVKRLDDSTGFPASPIITSGGHGSADISSHATSSINAAIKTIEDLKEKLEVASSDHEATLNLLKEVNEKYSELLGKNVLTSGTLDRLYCDLRKLVIDLCSSEGGNEIGLQDEKLLDPADYNIYKTLTEQLENALAERLQLQSVNRKLNLDLMSRTEDVEELNRRCSDIRSIEKLIEYVEGVVKVEDSEVDLDGPPITRLQSLLSSLVRKYKEADERVSSSKVEELTELREKIHQLTALKLQQETEILLLKEHLGQVEGALSHMQSELQEKLSELEQSEQKVASVREKLGIAVAKGKGLVKQRDSLTRSLSERSSELERCSQELQLKDARMNELETKLKTFSEAGERVEALESELSYIRNSATALRESFLLKDSVLQRIEEILEDLDLPEHFHSRDIIEKVDWLARSATGNSLPPADLDQKGSVGGSYSDAGFVMMDAWKEDVQPSSNSGDDLRRKYEDLQGKFYGLAEQNEMLEQSLMERNQLVQRWEELLDRIDMPAHLRSVEPEDRIEWLGSAFSEANHDKNSLLQNIGKLEDHCGSLAADLEESQKRISSLNAELKESQKRISDLEKDIQAVIQEKENLSERVEILNWDHEKLSAKAVQLAFNNENLQNEVTDLQNQLVQKLGNEEHIQRIDGEICRLQDLVCDALKDPGVKDSKSGGDNIECLEGLLMKLVEKCTTPSVEEHHAEEADADFYKGRTRAIQDDLVSDVALLKRDVVDSAEPNVDVLKKQLEETLSELIYVKEERDSYMEKQQSLVCAVEALERQRVELQELLSQEEQKSTSLREKLNVAVRKGKSLVQQRDSLKKMTEELTTELEHLKSEIKHCENALTDYKLKMRDLTSFSERVEALESENLVMRNRMAENDSILREKEHILSMILNALGDFDVGGEIYNSDPIKKLEHVGKLCRDLHAAVASSEEESRKSRRAAELLLAELNEVQDRNDNLQDELAKVTAELTQLSKGRDVAEAAKFEALSRFEKLSLVRTEEKNKRNSELVLLKSAANQLRKSFFDITVLLSAFFSEDLEFLQNLESGVVSCLQTVEADHGVQMPLFSASDGITSSPSQNKVNFMAVDFSSVTTVTDHFDDDFIIEVCKFLQEVIKQIAAINVILHEHSVTFHQQANNVSKLMVSIQRGITSQKESFETMQRDIKLKESAGIEKDMEIVVLRRNMALLYEACSSSLMEIENRRSEFANSLTLGDQGMNLKPSTFGDGGLHFGGESNFSSEQHVKDIAEKLLLSVKQFASLKCEITEGDNKEMKIIISNLQKELQEKDIQREMICKDLVSQIKQAEAAATSCSINLQSTKSHVKDLEKKVEMIKDERDLLQQKVKELQDQKTTSTELQEKVKSLTDILSAKDQEIEALMQALDEEEVQMEYLTKRVDELEKVVQQKNLDVENLEASRGKAVKKLSITVSKFDELHHFSESLLAEVEKLQSQLQDRDGEISFLRQEVTRCTNDAIVASQTSNKRNSDEICELLTWLATLVSVDVNLHDSSQVHECKEIIRKKITLIMSELEDLRVAAQTRDALLQMERSKVEDLTRREENLQKSLREKESQLDMLAVAGELGQPTSSNSEIIEVEPVINKWTVSGPSTASQVRSLRKVNNDQVAIDIDKDRRGSSRLEDEDDEKVHGFKSLTTSRVVPKFTRPVTDMIDGLWVSCDRALMRQPGLRLGIMIYWALLHALLATFVV
- the LOC8265195 gene encoding trans-Golgi network-localized SYP41-interacting protein 1 isoform X7 → MQEDDVLGLKQFGADHVMALERDGRTALTEQGNDAEIVEMAASEQAVTEDSASQLKQNDGAGDGSASASAMDVLDGFQGSTMSSPVADGTFGVVHEVANQPGEVDHVGASNAEDSETLSETGHFGENKKDSQANRTVEACKLQHMPEESFIFVDKSHEDSLFTKLPNSNDECTACSPADVRPISFSQLIEAIKQLNEDEYKLLLLSRESTGSSMSLQHDPPVLLEKLSEELFLTSCVKDILHLQLTEQSNLQTEYDHQFQQLDGEISVLRVSFNEARDKCDSLAEELAECRSELQASISGREELLLQFHAAKAEVEEVSTRANKLHNSLERSQSDLLTLSKESADSKDLVGTLHAENENLNQIIALLTEEKKKLVDEKNACLSENEKLKKELADCKNRVAALQVESSNLSGTLASVTADCKKFEKEKESCANGNEKLSIELSDFKDLMESLQVENVNLRVELAIATEDRMKLEEDKDYSVHEMERLSSELLVLRERLTKDHGDFKQLEFELKEVITRLEQLTEENMFLKSSLEIHKAKIKEINDMQAQRSSVGEAQNKVGILELQSRGCESEAVYDQSHEKHGKQDAEATEKSLHDAFSGVPPHKSFELEVLDDSLGFVVLKGRLEEGEKVLQKLEKGIEDMNSHAGFLSRSSSKVAAPAVSKLIQAFESKTHHEEHDTEEAALTEDRSSLADPFASTKEHAGNLKAVLKQLALDAVNASLLFKAERDGTDAANVTIKELKFQFEAMERHTDNLEATNIQFGVLYEAMKQHVFVVNEKNEELEGLYEILKQQNSNLKAENSELLEKLSICELQINDMQSNFNDLRLSSDELASVLRGQLENLQEEAADRVVEAEKEWNSTVAQIIEAVKRLDDSTGFPASPIITSGGHGSADISSHATSSINAAIKTIEDLKEKLEVASSDHEATLNLLKEVNEKYSELLGKNVLTSGTLDRLYCDLRKLVIDLCSSEGGNEIGLQDEKLLDPADYNIYKTLTEQLENALAERLQLQSVNRKLNLDLMSRTEDVEELNRRCSDIRSIEKLIEYVEGVVKVEDSEVDLDGPPITRLQSLLSSLVRKYKEADERVSSSKVEELTELREKIHQLTALKLQQETEILLLKEHLGQVEGALSHMQSELQEKLSELEQSEQKVASVREKLGIAVAKGKGLVKQRDSLTRSLSERSSELERCSQELQLKDARMNELETKLKTFSEAGERVEALESELSYIRNSATALRESFLLKDSVLQRIEEILEDLDLPEHFHSRDIIEKVDWLARSATGNSLPPADLDQKGSVGGSYSDAGFVMMDAWKEDVQPSSNSGDDLRRKYEDLQGKFYGLAEQNEMLEQSLMERNQLVQRWEELLDRIDMPAHLRSVEPEDRIEWLGSAFSEANHDKNSLLQNIGKLEDHCGSLAADLEESQKRISSLNAELKESQKRISDLEKDIQAVIQEKENLSERVEILNWDHEKLSAKAVQLAFNNENLQNEVTDLQNQLVQKLGNEEHIQRIDGEICRLQDLVCDALKDPGVKDSKSGGDNIECLEGLLMKLVEKCTTPSVEEHHAEEADADFYKGRTRAIQDDLVSDVALLKRDVVDSAEPNVDVLKKQLEETLSELIYVKEERDSYMEKQQSLVCAVEALERQRVELQELLSQEEQKSTSLREKLNVAVRKGKSLVQQRDSLKKMTEELTTELEHLKSEIKHCENALTDYKLKMRDLTSFSERVEALESENLVMRNRMAENDSILREKEHILSMILNALGDFDVGGEIYNSDPIKKLEHVGKLCRDLHAAVASSEEESRKSRRAAELLLAELNEVQDRNDNLQDELAKVTAELTQLSKGRDVAEAAKFEALSRFEKLSLVRTEEKNKRNSELVLLKSAANQLRKSFFDITVLLSAFFSEDLEFLQNLESGVVSCLQTVEADHGVQMPLFSASDGITSSPSQNKVNFMAVDFSSVTTVTDHFDDDFIIEVCKFLQEVIKQIAAINVILHEHSVTFHQQANNVSKLMVSIQRGITSQKESFETMQRDIKLKESAGIEKDMEIVVLRRNMALLYEACSSSLMEIENRRSEFANSLTLGDQGMNLKPSTFGDGGLHFGGESNFSSEQHVKDIAEKLLLSVKQFASLKCEITEGDNKEMKIIISNLQKELQEKDIQREMICKDLVSQIKQAEAAATSCSINLQSTKSHVKDLEKKVEMIKDERDLLQQKVKELQDQKTTSTELQEKVKSLTDILSAKDQEIEALMQALDEEEVQMEYLTKRVDELEKVVQQKNLDVENLEASRGKAVKKLSITVSKFDELHHFSESLLAEVEKLQSQLQDRDGEISFLRQEVTRCTNDAIVASQTSNKRNSDEICELLTWLATLVSVDVNLHDSSQVHECKEIIRKKITLIMSELEDLRVAAQTRDALLQMERSKVEDLTRREENLQKSLREKESQLDMLAVAGELGQPTSSNSEIIEVEPVINKWTVSGPSTASQVRSLRKVNNDQVAIDIDKDRRGSSRLEDEDDEKVHGFKSLTTSRVVPKFTRPVTDMIDGLWVSCDRALMRQPGLRLGIMIYWALLHALLATFVV